TCGTTGATCGGCTTGAAGCGGTCGAGGTCGAGGAACATCAGCACCACCCACGACTTTTGCCGCTCGGCGGACTGCAACGCCGTGTGCAGGCGGTCCTGGAACAGCGTGCGGTTGGGCAGGTGGGTCAGGGCATCGTAGTAGGCCAGGCGGTGGATGCGCTGTTCGCTGGCCTTGCGCTCGCTGATGTCGCTGAAGAAACACACGTAGCTGGCTAGGTCGCCTTCATCGTCGAACACCGCCGTAATGCCGACCCAGGCCGGATAATGCTCGCCATTACGGCGCTTGAGCCACACTTCGCCCTCCCAGGTGCTGTGCTGGTGCAGCTGCTTGAGCACGTAGCGCAGGTGGGCTTCCTGTTGCTCGTCGACGGTGAGCATGTTCGGCAACTGGTCGAGTACATCTGCCACCGCGTACCCGCTGACCCGGCTGAACGCCTCGTTGGCCTGCACGATATAGCCGGCGGGGTCGGTGATCAGGATCGCCGAGGTGGAGTGCTCGAATACCGTGGCCGCCATGCGCAGGTCTTTCTCGGCGCGGCGTTGCTGGCTGATATCGCGGCCTACGCCGAGGATGCCCTCGAAGGCGCCGTGTTCGTCCCACACCAGCACCAGGCGCAGCTCGATCGGCACTTTGCGACCGTCGGCGCGCAGGCAGTCGAACAGGAACAGCTGAGTATGGATCTCATCGCGCAGCGTGTTCAGCGCCTCGGGGTTGCCCAGCGCACGGCTGACCCGTTCCACCAGGCTGTAGATGCCGGTCAATTGCTGCGGGTTGGCGATGATCGATTGCCAGCCGTTCTTGAACACCCAGTCCACGTCGTAGCCCAGCACGGCATTGACCGACGGGCTGATGTAGTTGAGGGCCAACTGGCTGTCGGTGGAGCAGATCACGTCGCTGATGCTTTCGGCCAGCATGCGGTAGCGCTGTTCGCTGTCGCGCAAGGATTCGCTGGCTTCGATCTGGTCGGTAATGTCCTTGGCCACGCCGATGATCCGCGTGACCAGCGCCGTCTTGTCCCTGGCCAGGGCTTGCTCGCGGATATCAAAGCGCCGCCATTGGTTATTGCGATGGCGAAAGCGCAACTGGCATTGCAGTTGAGTGGTGTAGCCGATTGCGCGCTGTTGCTGGCGCAAGTCGTGGTAATGCTCGGCGTCTTCGGGGTGCAGCAGGATTTCCCAGAAGTACTCGCCCATTTGCTGCAATTCGGCCTTGTTATAGCCGAGGGTGTGGCCCAGGTGGTGGTTACTGAAAATCATGCGCTGGCTGATCACATCCTGCACATACAGGTGATCGGGCACGGTGCGCACCACGTCCGACCAGAAACTCTCGCGCTCAACCAAAGACAGTTCGATCAGCTTGCGGCTGGTGATATCGCTGATGCTGAGGATCACCGCCTTGAAATCGTCCTGTTGCTCCGGCAGGCGCATCACCAGCCACAGGTATTGCTCGTTGCCGCTCACGTCCCTGAGCTGGATTTCCAGCTCCAGCTGGTTCTGCTGGGTGAGGACTGCTTCGAGTATCTGGTAGCCGATGGACGTGGCGTTGCGTGGGCAGTCATCGATCAGGCGCTCCCAGGCCTGTTCGCAGGACTCCACGTTCAACAGGCGCACCGCCACCTGGTTGACCTCGGTGATGCGCAGTTCCTTGAGCAGTTGCTGGCGTTCGATGGGGTTGTCTTGCAGCCAGGCTTTCAGCTGCTCGCGCGTCTGCAAGTGCGCCTTATCGAAAAACCCATTCAGGCCCGACAGGTCCAGCACGCACAGGGCCACGCCGGTGCCTTCGAAAATATCCTGGTAGCGGCGCCGGCCTTCATGCACTTGGCGCTGGCGGCGGCGCATATTCAGCAACACGATCACCGGGATCAGCGAAAACGCCAGGCCCAGCAGGCATTTGCCGATAAATGCCGGCAGCAGTTGTTCCAGCACGGCGCTGCGGTCGAACAGCCCGCGCAACTGCCAGTCGCTTTTGCTCAGGGGCGTGACCAGTACGCTTTTGTTCAATTCGTCGGGGGTGAGGGCGCTGGCCCACTGGGCCGGCATGCCGCTGTCACGGCTGATCACGCGATGGTTGAGGCGGTTCTCGATGGCCCACATCGGGCGTTGGCCCTGGCTGTCCTGGCGGGTGAGGTTGGTCAGGTAGTTGGGCGCCAGGCGCAGTACCCAGTACATCCGCGAACCGCCGCTGGGTTGGTGCAGCAATAGATAGATGATCGTGCCGTCGTTGTTGTTGCTCAGGTAGTAGGACTGGGCATGGCTGCGCTGCACCAGCTCTTCGAGCCAGGCGCTGTCCTGGCTGTCACTGGCACTGTCGCTGATCATCGCCCCGCTGGGCGCCAGCAGGGCAATGCTGCGCAGCTCCGGCAGGGAGCGCTGCAGGGTGCGCATCAGGGCCTGTTGTTGTTCGTTGTCGCGTGGTGGCTCGACCATCGGTAGCAAGTTGAGGGCGATTTTTGCGCTCAGGGCCATGTTCAGGCTGATTTGCTCGGCCAGGTCGGCGCTGTAATCGATGGTGTATTGCTGCTGGTTTTTCTGGTTTTGCTGCAGCTGGTCCAGCAGTTGCCAGAACAATAACGCGAGCAACATGAGGACAAGCGTCGCCAATGCGCCTTTGAAGGTGCCGTGCAGGGGCGCTCCCGGCGCTATATGAGCGGCGCGCAGGGGAGTTGGCGGCGTGACTTTGGACAAGCTGTGATCCTGCGGTTTGGCTGGACTGGCGCGCGACGTGCACTATAAGCCGGACGCCCGGAGGGCGGCTAGCATGCCTTGACTTGTGGCAAAGTGCCAGCCCCGCCTGGCTGGACTGACCAAGCGCATTCAGGTAGCTTTGCCGGTTACGCGGGGGCGTTCCAGCCCCAGACATTCAGGCTTTTTCCGCACGCAGGCATTGATCACCGTCAACGGCCCGCGCCGCGCATGGCCTGGCACGGGCTTCGCCCGCTTAATTCATCAGTCACTGACGCTAGGTTCACCATGGCTCAATACGTCTTCACCATGCATCGGCTGGGAAAAGTTGTTCCGCCGAAGCGGGAAATCCTGAAAAACATTTCGCTGTCCTTCTTCCCGGGCGCCAAGATCGGCGTGCTCGGCCTCAACGGTTCGGGTAAGTCCACGCTGCTGAAAATCATGGCCGGCGTCGACACCGAGTTCGAAGGCGAAGCCCGCCCGATGCCCGAACTGAACATCGGCTACCTGCCGCAAGAGCCGATCCTGGATCCGACCAAGACCGTGCGTGAAGTGGTCGAAGAGGCCGTCAGCGTGATCAAGGACGCCCAGGCCCGCCTGGACGAGGTGTACGCCGCCTACGCCGAGCCGGATGCCGACTTCGACAAGCTGGCCGCTGAGCAAGCCAAGCTCGAAGCCATCCTGCAGGCCGGCGACGGTCACAACCTGGAGCGCCAGCTGGAAGTCGCCGCCGACGCGCTGCGCCTGCCGGCGTGGGACGCCAAGGTCGAATTCCTGTCGGGTGGTGAGAAACGTCGTGTGGCCCTGTGCCGCCTGTTGCTGTCGGCCCCCGACATGCTGCTGCTCGACGAACCGACCAACCACTTGGACGCCGACTCCGTCGCCTGGCTGGAGCATTTCCTGCACGATTTTCCGGGCACCGTGGTTGCGATCACGCACGACCGGTACTTCCTGGACAACGTTGCCGGCTGGATCCTTGAGCTCGACCGTGGCGCTGGTATCCCTTACGAGGGCAACTACTCCGGTTGGCTGGAAGCCAAGTCCGACCGTCTGGCCGCCGAATCCAAGCAGCAATCGGCCCACGAAAAAGCCATGAAGGAAGAACTGGAGTGGGTGCGCAAAGGCGCCAAGGCCCGCCAGTCCAAATCCAAGGCTCGTCTGCAACGCTTTGAAGAAATGCAATCGCAGGAATTCCAGAAGCGCAGCGAAACCAACGAGATCTACATCCCGGCCGGTCCGCGGCTGGGTGACAAAGTCATCGAGTTCAAGAACGTCACCAAAGGCTATGGCGATCGCGTACTGATCGACAACTTGTCGTTCTCGATGCCAAAAGGCGCGATCGTCGGCGTTATCGGGGGTAACGGTGCGGGTAAATCCACACTGTTCCGCATGCTGATGGGCAAGGAAACCCCGGATTCGGGCAGCATCGAAGTCGGCGAAACCGTGCAGCTGGCCTGTGTGGACCAGAGCCGCGAAGACCTGGATGGCAGCAAGACTGTGTTCCAGCAGATTTCCGATGGCTCCGACCAGATCCGTATCGGCAACTATGAAATCCCGTCACGCACCTATGTGGGCCGTTTCAACTTCAAGGGCGGCGACCAGCAGAAGTTCGTCAAGGACCTGTCCGGTGGTGAGCGTGGTCGCTTGCACCTGGCCCTGACCTTGAAAGAAGGCGGCAACGTATTGCTGCTCGACGAACCGTCCAACGACCTCGACGTTGAAACCCTGCGTTCCCTGGAAGAAGCCCTGCTGGACTTCCCGGGCGCCGCCATTGTGATCTCTCACGATCGGTGGTTCCTTGACCGCGTCGCGACCCACATCCTGGCGTACGAAGACGACTCCCAAGCGGTGTTCTTCGAAGGTAACTACACCGAGTACGAAGCGGACCGTAAAAAGCGCCTTGGCGAAGCGGCTGCCCAGCCGCACCGTGTGCGGCACAAAAAACTGGCCTGATTTAGGTTGGGTTAAAAAAAGCGGAGCCTGCGGGCTCCGTTTTTTTTGCGTCTGGTATTGCGGTGGACCGAGGCGGCTGCATCGCAGGCAAGCCAGCTCCCACATTTTGAGTTGTGAGCACATGTCGAATGTGGGAGCTGGCTTGCCTGCGAAGGCGGTTTAACTACTGGTGCGGGCTCTGGGTTGAAAACCCTTTCATGGTGCAAAAAAGCCCAGCTATTTATATCAAATGCACCATTTAAATTCACAAAGGCGACATTTTGCACTTTTCAGGTGCAATCTGAATTGCTAAGGTCCGGCTCAATCTCATTTAAAAACAATCAATTTGCCGAGTCTGTTCATGATCGAATCCGTCGAATCCTTCCTTGCCCGCCTCAAAAAACGCGACCCGGACCAGCCGGAATTCCACCAGGCCGTAGAAGAAGTCCTGCGCAGCCTGTGGCCGTTTCTGGAAGCCAATCCTCACTACCTGACCTCGGGCATCCTGGAGCGCATCTGCGAGCCGGAGCGCGCGATTACCTTCCGGGTGTCGTGGGTGGATGATCATGGCAAGGTCCAGGTCAATCGCGGGTTCCGCATCCAGATGAACAGCGCCATCGGCCCCTACAAAGGCGGCCTGCGTTTCCACCCGTCGGTGAACCTGGGCGTGCTCAAATTCCTCGCCTTCGAGCAGACCTTCAAGAACTCCCTGACCTCGCTGCCCATGGGCGGCGGCAAAGGCGGCGCGGACTTCGACCCCAAGGGCAAGAGCGACGCCGAGGTGATGCGTTTTTGCCAGGCGTTCATGAGTGAGCTGTACCGGCATATCGGCGCAGACGTGGACGTGCCGGCCGGTGATATCGGTGTGGGCGCCCGCGAGATCGGCTTCCTGTTTGGCCAGTACAAACGCCTCAGCAACCAATTCACCTCAGTGCTGACCGGCAAAGGCATGACCTACGGCGGCAGCCTGATCCGCCCCGAAGCCACCGGTTTCGGCTGCGTGTACTTCGCCGAAGAAATGCTCAAGCGTGACGGCCAGCGGGTTGAAGGCAAGCGCGTAGCCGTCTCCGGCTCCGGCAACGTTGCGCAATACGCGGCGCGCAAGGTCATGGACCTGGGCGGCAAAGTGATTTCCCTGTCCGATTCCGAAGGCACGCTATACGCCGAAAGCGGTTTGACCGAGGAACAATGGTCGGCCCTGCTGGAGCTGAAAAACGTGCAGCGCGGGCGCATCAGCGAACTCGCGTCCCGTTACGGCCTGGAATTTCGCGCCAGCAAAACCCCATGGGAATTGGCCTGCGATATCGCCTTGCCCTGCGCCACCCAGAACGAACTCGACGCCGAAGCCGCCCGCACCCTGCTGCGCAACGGCTGCATCTGCGTGGCTGAAGGCGCCAACATGCCGACTACCCTGGAGGCTGTGGATATCTTTATCGAGGCGGGCATTCTGTTCGCGCCGGGCAAAGCCTCCAACGCCGGCGGCGTGGCCGTGAGTGGCCTGGAAATGTCGCAGAATGCCATGCGCCTGCTGTGGTCTGCCGGCGAAGTCGACAGCAAGCTGCACAACATCATGCAGTCGATCCACCACGCCTGCGTGCACTACGGTGAAGAAAACGGCCGGGTCAACTACGTGAAGGGCGCTAACATCGCGGGCTTCGTGAAAGTCGCCGACGCGATGCTGGCCCAAGGCATCGTCTAAGCCTCGGGCTCGACACGCAGCACTTCGATCAACTGATCGCCGACGGGGCGCTGCCACAGCACCTCGTCGCCCACCTGAGCGCCCAGCAAGGCGCGCCCCAGTGGCGAGCCCCAGTTGATCAACTGGGCATGGGCATCGGCCTGGTCTTCACCGACCAGTTGAACGCGCTGCTGCTCGTCCTGCTCATTGGCGAAGGTCACCCAGCTGCCGATCTGCACCTTGTCGGTGGAGGTGGCCGGCGCCACCACGTGGGCGCTCTGCACCCGTTGGTTGAAGTAGCGCAAATCCCGTTCGAGATCGGCCTGGCGCTGCTTATCGGCCTTTTCGCCCTTGGCGGATTCGGCGCTGTACTCGGTCTGTAGCTGTGCAACCTTGGCCTGCAACTGCACCAGCCCTTGCGCGGTAAGGCGGTTAGGCTGCTCGCTGACCTGACGCTCTACCGGCTGGTCGGCTTGGGCGGCGGCGTTGTCTTCGTTAACAAAAGCTCGGCTCATGACATTCTCCCTCTATGGAGTTTGGGCCATGGTCGCCGCGCTTTAGTTTCGATGGATGTCTGAAAGCGACCTATTGCGAGCGATAAGCCCT
The genomic region above belongs to Pseudomonas poae and contains:
- the gdhA gene encoding NADP-specific glutamate dehydrogenase; this translates as MIESVESFLARLKKRDPDQPEFHQAVEEVLRSLWPFLEANPHYLTSGILERICEPERAITFRVSWVDDHGKVQVNRGFRIQMNSAIGPYKGGLRFHPSVNLGVLKFLAFEQTFKNSLTSLPMGGGKGGADFDPKGKSDAEVMRFCQAFMSELYRHIGADVDVPAGDIGVGAREIGFLFGQYKRLSNQFTSVLTGKGMTYGGSLIRPEATGFGCVYFAEEMLKRDGQRVEGKRVAVSGSGNVAQYAARKVMDLGGKVISLSDSEGTLYAESGLTEEQWSALLELKNVQRGRISELASRYGLEFRASKTPWELACDIALPCATQNELDAEAARTLLRNGCICVAEGANMPTTLEAVDIFIEAGILFAPGKASNAGGVAVSGLEMSQNAMRLLWSAGEVDSKLHNIMQSIHHACVHYGEENGRVNYVKGANIAGFVKVADAMLAQGIV
- a CDS encoding GreA/GreB family elongation factor; translation: MSRAFVNEDNAAAQADQPVERQVSEQPNRLTAQGLVQLQAKVAQLQTEYSAESAKGEKADKQRQADLERDLRYFNQRVQSAHVVAPATSTDKVQIGSWVTFANEQDEQQRVQLVGEDQADAHAQLINWGSPLGRALLGAQVGDEVLWQRPVGDQLIEVLRVEPEA
- a CDS encoding EAL domain-containing protein gives rise to the protein MLLALLFWQLLDQLQQNQKNQQQYTIDYSADLAEQISLNMALSAKIALNLLPMVEPPRDNEQQQALMRTLQRSLPELRSIALLAPSGAMISDSASDSQDSAWLEELVQRSHAQSYYLSNNNDGTIIYLLLHQPSGGSRMYWVLRLAPNYLTNLTRQDSQGQRPMWAIENRLNHRVISRDSGMPAQWASALTPDELNKSVLVTPLSKSDWQLRGLFDRSAVLEQLLPAFIGKCLLGLAFSLIPVIVLLNMRRRQRQVHEGRRRYQDIFEGTGVALCVLDLSGLNGFFDKAHLQTREQLKAWLQDNPIERQQLLKELRITEVNQVAVRLLNVESCEQAWERLIDDCPRNATSIGYQILEAVLTQQNQLELEIQLRDVSGNEQYLWLVMRLPEQQDDFKAVILSISDITSRKLIELSLVERESFWSDVVRTVPDHLYVQDVISQRMIFSNHHLGHTLGYNKAELQQMGEYFWEILLHPEDAEHYHDLRQQQRAIGYTTQLQCQLRFRHRNNQWRRFDIREQALARDKTALVTRIIGVAKDITDQIEASESLRDSEQRYRMLAESISDVICSTDSQLALNYISPSVNAVLGYDVDWVFKNGWQSIIANPQQLTGIYSLVERVSRALGNPEALNTLRDEIHTQLFLFDCLRADGRKVPIELRLVLVWDEHGAFEGILGVGRDISQQRRAEKDLRMAATVFEHSTSAILITDPAGYIVQANEAFSRVSGYAVADVLDQLPNMLTVDEQQEAHLRYVLKQLHQHSTWEGEVWLKRRNGEHYPAWVGITAVFDDEGDLASYVCFFSDISERKASEQRIHRLAYYDALTHLPNRTLFQDRLHTALQSAERQKSWVVLMFLDLDRFKPINDSLGHAAGDRMLKEMATRLLGCVAEDDTVARMGGDEFTLLLQPRVSREMALNRAIHVAEQILASLVKPFVLEGREFFVTASIGIALSPQDGNELSQLMKNADTAMYHAKERGKNNFQFYQADMNASALERLELESDLRHALDQNEFVLYYQPQFSGDGKRLTGAEALLRWRHPRRGLVPPGDFIPVLEELGLVVDVGDWVISEACRQLKTWHQNKVRVPKVSVNISARQFSDGQLGTRIATILKDTGLPPACLELELTESILMREVNEALHILDSLKNLGLSIAVDDFGTGYSSLNYLKQFPIDVLKIDRTFVDGLPSGEQDAQIARAIIAMAHSLNLAVIAEGVETHEQLDFLREHGCDEVQGYLFGRPMPANRFEAQFSNDALFMFD
- the ettA gene encoding energy-dependent translational throttle protein EttA — translated: MAQYVFTMHRLGKVVPPKREILKNISLSFFPGAKIGVLGLNGSGKSTLLKIMAGVDTEFEGEARPMPELNIGYLPQEPILDPTKTVREVVEEAVSVIKDAQARLDEVYAAYAEPDADFDKLAAEQAKLEAILQAGDGHNLERQLEVAADALRLPAWDAKVEFLSGGEKRRVALCRLLLSAPDMLLLDEPTNHLDADSVAWLEHFLHDFPGTVVAITHDRYFLDNVAGWILELDRGAGIPYEGNYSGWLEAKSDRLAAESKQQSAHEKAMKEELEWVRKGAKARQSKSKARLQRFEEMQSQEFQKRSETNEIYIPAGPRLGDKVIEFKNVTKGYGDRVLIDNLSFSMPKGAIVGVIGGNGAGKSTLFRMLMGKETPDSGSIEVGETVQLACVDQSREDLDGSKTVFQQISDGSDQIRIGNYEIPSRTYVGRFNFKGGDQQKFVKDLSGGERGRLHLALTLKEGGNVLLLDEPSNDLDVETLRSLEEALLDFPGAAIVISHDRWFLDRVATHILAYEDDSQAVFFEGNYTEYEADRKKRLGEAAAQPHRVRHKKLA